A section of the Malania oleifera isolate guangnan ecotype guangnan chromosome 2, ASM2987363v1, whole genome shotgun sequence genome encodes:
- the LOC131148186 gene encoding uncharacterized protein LOC131148186, with protein MQKMLHDNHSDEELQSRLVSKKREASRLTEANNIFLAQLEKAKYLRDCDKSTSFFHALIRRKVSRNHIVTVKKENRDRTTSQKQVVEEFLEYYKKLLGKNEVTEAINPLIVKRGKIINDNQAAQMIAPIADEEIKNVVFSIGDIKSLGSDGYNTCFFKKSWNIIGGKNLH; from the coding sequence ATGCAAAAAATGTTGCATGATAATCATTCAGATGAAGAACTTCAAAGTAGATTGGTATCGAAGAAAAGGGAAGCTAGTAGACTTACAGAGGCAAACAATATTTTCTTGGCTCAACTGGAAAAAGCTAAATATTTAAGAGACTGTGATAAGAGCACTTCTTTCTTTCATGCTCTAATAAGGAGGAAAGTAAGTAGGAACCATATTGTTACAGTTAAGAAAGAAAATAGGGATAGAACTACTTCCCAAAAGCAAGTGGTGGAGGAGTTTCTAGAATACTATAAAAAACTCCTAGGTAAAAACGAGGTAACTGAGGCTATCAACCCACTAATTGTTAAGAGAGGGAAGATAATCAATGATAATCAGGCTGCACAAATGATTGCCCCTATTGCAGATGAAGAGATAAAGAATGTTGTATTCAGTATAGGGGATATAAAGTCACTTGGCTCTGATGGATACAATACTTGTTTCTTCAAGAAGTCTTGGAATATAATTGGGGGAAAGAATTTACACTAG